In Candidatus Poribacteria bacterium, a single genomic region encodes these proteins:
- a CDS encoding LamG domain-containing protein — protein sequence MKTLVFLLVSFGAILVLSMNVEAIRNDSDLIIYYSFDKDEKEVADDSGNGFDGEVSNADWSKDGKHGGAMEFDGGSAIKTPQEIPGLTDTELTAMTVEHWVMINAQTGDTQQVWEALNAAGAWPAETFIEGAAEMVFYIYDTKNTEHRTPIPELPVKKWVHIAGTYDGKVQKSYFNGKVVSETDWSGKFTIFAAPTGAIVLGKDNEADIQYLNGFIDEFAFYTRALSEDEIKADMNDGVLFAVDPREKLSTTWANIKAEY from the coding sequence ATGAAGACGTTGGTATTTTTGTTGGTTTCCTTTGGCGCGATCCTCGTGCTTTCTATGAACGTTGAAGCAATTCGAAACGATTCGGATCTGATCATCTACTATTCCTTCGACAAAGATGAAAAAGAGGTCGCAGACGACAGTGGTAATGGGTTTGACGGTGAAGTTTCAAATGCGGACTGGAGTAAAGATGGCAAACACGGTGGCGCGATGGAATTTGACGGCGGAAGTGCTATCAAAACCCCACAAGAAATCCCCGGTCTTACTGATACTGAGCTAACGGCAATGACTGTGGAGCATTGGGTAATGATTAATGCACAAACCGGCGACACACAGCAAGTTTGGGAAGCATTGAATGCTGCGGGTGCATGGCCTGCTGAAACCTTCATCGAAGGGGCCGCAGAGATGGTGTTCTACATCTATGATACCAAAAACACGGAACATCGAACCCCGATTCCGGAATTGCCAGTTAAAAAATGGGTACATATCGCTGGCACGTATGACGGTAAAGTTCAGAAGTCTTATTTTAACGGCAAAGTCGTCAGTGAAACGGATTGGAGCGGTAAATTCACAATCTTCGCCGCGCCTACGGGTGCCATCGTTCTCGGTAAAGACAATGAGGCAGACATTCAATACCTAAACGGGTTTATCGATGAGTTCGCCTTCTATACACGCGCCTTGAGCGAGGATGAGATTAAAGCCGACATGAACGACGGCGTTCTATTTGCTGTTGATCCGAGAGAGAAACTCAGCACCACATGGGCAAATATCAAGGCTGAGTATTAA
- the glnT gene encoding type III glutamate--ammonia ligase produces MNRDEVKRFVEEKDIEFFLCSFVEMSGAPKAKVIPSTHLEDMAEEGAGFGGFAAGEIGQYPHDPEMASIPDFNSLTIVPWRKNIAWVAGDMYVEGEAWYYCPRTILRRQLEKAREKGYIFNVGIEAEFMLLKQDETGHYAPWDKLDTLDKPCYDLRALHRNLDTMTTLIKYMQELGWEPYANDHEDGTCQFEANWTYSDALTTADRHTFFKWMVKTLAEERGLLATFMPKPFTNLTGNGAHFHMSLWDEENQANLFMDEDDRNGLSQLAYWFTGGILKHAQAVTAVTNPLVNSYKRLVRRPPRSGSSWAPVYVTYGANNRTQMIRIPAPGRIENRLGDGAANPYLAATVLLAAGLDGIENKIDPGVQNEDNLYEVPEDELQQRGIGSLPATLDAAADALEKDEIIKNALGMEYADYYIQVKRQEWRNYHWSVSQWETDNYLEVY; encoded by the coding sequence ATGAATCGAGATGAAGTCAAACGTTTCGTTGAAGAGAAGGATATTGAGTTTTTTCTCTGCTCCTTCGTAGAGATGAGTGGTGCCCCGAAGGCAAAGGTTATTCCATCCACACACCTCGAAGATATGGCAGAAGAAGGGGCGGGTTTCGGCGGGTTTGCTGCAGGTGAGATCGGGCAATATCCCCATGACCCAGAGATGGCAAGTATCCCCGACTTTAACTCACTGACAATTGTACCGTGGCGGAAAAACATAGCATGGGTCGCAGGAGATATGTATGTCGAAGGCGAAGCGTGGTACTACTGTCCAAGAACCATTCTGCGGCGGCAATTGGAAAAAGCGAGGGAGAAGGGTTATATCTTCAACGTCGGCATAGAAGCAGAATTCATGCTGTTGAAACAGGATGAAACGGGACACTATGCCCCATGGGACAAACTTGATACGTTGGATAAACCGTGCTACGATCTAAGGGCACTCCATCGCAACCTTGATACGATGACCACTTTGATTAAATACATGCAAGAATTGGGATGGGAGCCCTACGCCAACGATCATGAAGATGGAACGTGTCAGTTCGAGGCGAATTGGACCTATTCGGACGCCCTTACGACAGCGGATCGGCATACCTTCTTCAAGTGGATGGTCAAAACACTCGCAGAGGAACGCGGACTGTTGGCAACGTTTATGCCGAAACCGTTTACCAATTTGACGGGGAACGGTGCACACTTCCACATGAGCCTCTGGGATGAGGAAAATCAAGCGAATCTGTTTATGGATGAGGATGATAGAAACGGCTTATCTCAACTTGCTTATTGGTTTACAGGCGGTATTCTCAAACATGCGCAAGCAGTAACGGCGGTTACGAATCCGCTTGTGAACAGTTACAAACGTTTAGTTCGTAGACCTCCACGTTCAGGTTCATCGTGGGCACCGGTTTACGTCACCTACGGGGCAAATAATCGAACACAGATGATCCGGATTCCGGCACCGGGACGGATTGAGAACCGATTAGGTGATGGCGCGGCAAATCCTTACCTCGCGGCAACAGTGCTGCTTGCTGCGGGTCTGGACGGTATTGAAAATAAGATTGATCCGGGGGTACAGAACGAGGATAACCTTTATGAAGTACCAGAGGACGAATTGCAACAGCGGGGTATCGGTTCGCTACCCGCGACGCTCGACGCAGCGGCAGATGCTCTTGAAAAAGATGAAATCATCAAGAACGCCCTCGGAATGGAATATGCTGATTACTACATTCAGGTCAAACGCCAAGAATGGCGCAACTACCATTGGAGCGTTAGCCAATGGGAGACCGATAACTACTTGGAAGTCTATTAA
- a CDS encoding formylglycine-generating enzyme family protein: MKILFRLLGLTLVYLSVVYIVSCGQREEDAEITPVGLVSAEPADGSTIDVNGIITATFNDIPGNVSVNAGIIKKAGTTVTISGPFNPGPLTLTITWEDGVQTLTYTVTTPKPRTTEPIPEVEQEPVLEPEPIIPDGMVLIPEGEFKMDSNDGGADADEQPVHTVHLDAFYIDANEVTNGEFKDFILSNPEWQKDRIDDKFADANYLSDWNGNNHPLGERDHPVRYVSWYAAMAYAVWTAKRLPTEAEWEKAARGGLDKKQYPWGNGINFNRANYGKRLGETTPVGDYPPNDYGVYDIAGNVWEWCLDGYEVDFYANSPRRNPTAGANTVEEIVSDFENIVDFRVLRGGGWNSNPEWLRAANRHGTSPAYAGIGALGFRCAKSVSP; encoded by the coding sequence ATGAAAATCTTATTCAGACTGCTCGGGTTGACACTTGTATATCTGTCAGTCGTTTACATCGTTAGTTGTGGACAGCGTGAAGAGGATGCCGAAATTACGCCAGTTGGACTGGTGAGTGCAGAGCCAGCAGATGGGAGTACTATCGACGTAAACGGAATCATTACTGCTACTTTTAACGATATTCCCGGAAACGTGTCAGTGAATGCGGGCATTATTAAAAAAGCAGGAACAACGGTCACAATCTCAGGACCCTTCAACCCGGGTCCACTGACCCTAACAATCACTTGGGAAGATGGAGTGCAAACACTCACCTACACCGTCACAACACCCAAACCACGGACGACTGAACCAATCCCTGAAGTTGAACAGGAACCCGTCCTTGAGCCCGAACCCATTATCCCAGATGGAATGGTCCTGATTCCGGAAGGTGAGTTTAAAATGGATAGCAATGATGGCGGTGCCGATGCCGATGAGCAACCGGTACACACCGTTCACCTTGATGCGTTTTATATAGACGCAAACGAGGTAACGAATGGAGAATTTAAGGATTTCATCCTCTCGAATCCGGAATGGCAAAAAGATCGCATTGACGATAAATTCGCCGATGCTAATTACCTAAGCGATTGGAATGGAAATAACCATCCGCTCGGTGAACGGGACCATCCTGTTCGCTACGTGAGTTGGTATGCGGCGATGGCTTACGCCGTGTGGACAGCCAAACGCTTACCAACAGAAGCGGAATGGGAGAAAGCCGCACGCGGGGGATTAGACAAAAAGCAGTACCCGTGGGGCAACGGCATTAATTTCAACAGGGCAAATTATGGTAAGCGTCTCGGCGAGACAACGCCAGTCGGCGATTACCCTCCGAACGACTACGGTGTATATGATATCGCCGGAAACGTGTGGGAATGGTGTCTCGATGGATACGAGGTTGATTTCTATGCTAACTCTCCACGTCGGAATCCCACGGCAGGTGCAAATACTGTCGAAGAAATCGTCAGCGATTTCGAGAACATTGTAGATTTTCGCGTGTTGCGGGGAGGTGGGTGGAACAGCAATCCCGAGTGGCTGCGCGCAGCGAACCGTCACGGGACAAGTCCAGCGTATGCTGGCATCGGTGCCCTCGGATTCCGTTGTGCGAAATCTGTATCACCTTAA
- a CDS encoding ABC transporter permease: protein MPIFLIGTNARDIGIDDRLSWVWRSDAYQNLIVIACLVGAGWLLRYASQQEYWRNAARQIRRNCLAIVCLFVLLGYLLVGVLDSIGWRDPLIRQTDQTLTRNESGAIVYRPRGLSLLDRLCTPLRERTEKTYSAPLATHLYAKSTLQTPDGQTVRDYPPLQYPRSHLLGTDKVGSDVLYRALKGIRTGLIIGGFTTLIAVPFAIFFGVIAGYFGGWIDDVVQYIYATLDSIPSILLIVAFMLLFGQGLFNLCLIMGIRSWTGLCRILRGETLKLRELEYIQASEAFGVHRGLIILKHLVPNLMHIVLISTILRFSGLVLAEALLSYLQIGVEPTTGSWGNMINTARLELARDPIVWWNLTAAFTFMFGLVLPANLFGDAVRDALDPRLRTE, encoded by the coding sequence ATGCCTATTTTTCTCATCGGGACGAATGCTCGAGACATCGGAATCGATGATCGGCTGAGTTGGGTGTGGCGTTCCGATGCCTATCAAAATCTCATCGTCATTGCATGTCTTGTCGGTGCTGGATGGCTTCTCCGATACGCCTCGCAGCAAGAGTATTGGCGAAACGCCGCGCGGCAGATTCGCAGGAACTGCCTTGCTATTGTTTGTCTTTTTGTTCTCTTGGGGTACCTTCTTGTCGGTGTATTGGATAGCATCGGTTGGCGCGACCCACTGATACGGCAGACCGACCAAACACTCACCCGAAATGAGAGCGGTGCCATTGTCTATAGACCGAGAGGTTTAAGCCTCTTGGATAGGCTTTGCACACCGCTTCGAGAACGGACCGAAAAAACCTATTCCGCTCCCTTAGCGACGCATCTATATGCGAAAAGCACCCTCCAAACACCTGACGGACAAACAGTTCGCGACTATCCGCCGCTTCAGTATCCTCGGAGTCATCTCCTCGGTACCGACAAAGTCGGCAGTGATGTCCTCTACCGTGCTTTAAAAGGCATCCGCACTGGACTCATTATCGGTGGATTTACCACCTTGATTGCTGTCCCGTTCGCTATATTTTTTGGTGTCATCGCCGGTTATTTTGGGGGTTGGATAGACGATGTCGTTCAGTACATCTACGCCACGCTCGATTCCATTCCGTCTATTCTTCTGATTGTTGCTTTTATGCTCCTCTTTGGACAGGGATTATTCAATCTCTGTCTCATCATGGGCATTAGAAGTTGGACGGGACTCTGTCGTATCTTACGCGGCGAAACCTTAAAACTCCGAGAATTGGAATACATCCAAGCGTCGGAAGCCTTTGGCGTGCATCGTGGGCTTATTATTCTGAAGCATCTCGTCCCAAATCTCATGCATATCGTGTTAATCTCTACAATCTTGCGATTTAGTGGGTTAGTGCTGGCGGAGGCGTTGCTCAGTTACCTCCAAATAGGTGTTGAACCGACGACGGGGAGTTGGGGCAATATGATTAACACGGCGCGTTTAGAACTCGCTCGCGACCCGATTGTTTGGTGGAATCTCACCGCAGCGTTCACGTTTATGTTCGGATTGGTGCTACCTGCGAACCTCTTCGGTGATGCCGTCCGTGATGCCTTGGATCCCAGACTGAGGACGGAGTAG
- a CDS encoding thiazole synthase, whose protein sequence is MQEFQIANQTYTSRLLIGTAGYPNFHIMTESIAASGAEIATVSMRRVKFTDTPGENLFALLRERNMTILPNTAGCFTAKDAILTANLAREALGTPLIKLEVIGDEETLFPDVEQLLSAAESLVKDGFTVLPYCNDDPITCKKLEDIGCAAVMPLGAPIGSGMGIRNPYNIQIIRDLVQVPLIVDAGVGTASDAAIAMELGCDGVLLNTAVAKAHRPVLMAEAMKKAVEAGRAAFLAGRIPRKLYATASSPQGGIIE, encoded by the coding sequence ATGCAAGAATTCCAAATCGCTAACCAGACATATACATCAAGGCTACTTATCGGAACGGCAGGGTACCCGAATTTCCATATAATGACGGAATCTATCGCTGCAAGCGGTGCCGAAATCGCGACAGTGTCAATGCGACGGGTGAAATTTACAGATACACCGGGTGAGAATTTGTTCGCACTTCTACGTGAACGGAATATGACGATCCTTCCGAATACCGCTGGCTGTTTCACAGCAAAGGACGCGATTCTAACGGCGAACCTAGCGCGAGAGGCACTTGGGACACCGCTCATCAAACTCGAAGTCATTGGAGACGAGGAAACACTGTTTCCTGATGTGGAGCAACTGCTCAGCGCAGCGGAATCACTCGTCAAAGACGGTTTTACTGTGCTCCCGTATTGTAACGACGATCCGATTACGTGTAAGAAATTAGAAGATATTGGTTGCGCAGCGGTAATGCCGTTAGGTGCACCGATCGGTTCAGGGATGGGGATCCGCAACCCTTATAATATTCAGATTATCCGAGATCTCGTGCAAGTACCTCTCATTGTGGATGCTGGCGTTGGCACGGCATCGGATGCAGCCATAGCGATGGAGTTAGGGTGTGACGGGGTTTTGCTCAACACGGCGGTGGCAAAGGCACACCGCCCTGTGCTAATGGCGGAGGCAATGAAAAAAGCAGTCGAAGCGGGTAGAGCGGCGTTTTTAGCTGGACGTATTCCAAGGAAACTTTACGCGACCGCCTCAAGTCCACAAGGCGGAATAATTGAATAA
- a CDS encoding LamG domain-containing protein, producing MKIFSVITLCLLICAAFSHADLMEGLVLYMPLDEGAGTATQDFSANGFEGEVMGGAKWIDGQHGKALQFAAAADHVLIEDDAAFHLEGAITQAAWVQLDRLPGAHAIIFGTRQGGATRHIGFGFGMNPANGIKVWTNGAAGGFKDINDNATKLETGKWYYLAYTHTDDSNGLVEIYVDGEVTHSEESGNPVAPAQNTSAVTIGTWGGEAWTGSVDEVRLWNRALSADEIKASMDQNAESFLTPVEPQGKLATTWANIKSNK from the coding sequence ATGAAAATCTTTTCAGTTATCACGCTCTGTTTGCTCATCTGTGCGGCATTTTCGCACGCTGACTTAATGGAGGGACTTGTCTTATATATGCCACTTGATGAAGGTGCTGGAACCGCAACGCAGGATTTCTCTGCAAACGGTTTTGAAGGCGAAGTGATGGGCGGCGCGAAATGGATTGACGGACAACACGGTAAAGCACTTCAATTTGCGGCGGCTGCAGATCACGTCCTCATTGAAGACGATGCTGCCTTTCATCTTGAAGGCGCGATTACACAAGCTGCCTGGGTTCAGCTGGACCGGCTTCCAGGCGCACACGCTATTATCTTCGGGACTCGGCAGGGCGGTGCGACTCGGCATATCGGTTTCGGATTCGGCATGAATCCGGCAAATGGTATCAAAGTCTGGACCAACGGCGCAGCCGGTGGATTCAAGGACATCAACGATAACGCAACAAAACTGGAAACGGGTAAGTGGTATTATCTCGCCTATACCCACACAGACGATAGCAACGGCTTAGTAGAGATATACGTAGACGGTGAGGTAACACACTCAGAAGAGTCGGGAAATCCGGTTGCCCCTGCGCAAAATACGAGCGCGGTGACTATCGGTACATGGGGCGGTGAAGCGTGGACTGGGAGCGTTGACGAAGTTCGACTCTGGAATCGTGCCCTCTCGGCAGACGAGATTAAAGCGAGCATGGATCAAAACGCTGAATCATTTCTGACCCCGGTAGAGCCGCAAGGTAAACTCGCCACGACCTGGGCGAATATTAAGTCAAACAAATAA
- the xylF gene encoding D-xylose ABC transporter substrate-binding protein → MACLVLLFGCADPSTERKSEKANEIATKKIKIGLSMDSLRVERWQRDRDIFTAEAEKLGAEVIVQSADGDERRQNEQAENMITQGVDVLVVIPKDSVAAAQIVQAAHAEGIEVIAYDRLIRESSPDLYISFDNEQVGYLQAEYLLRQKPEGAYFLLGGAPTDNNAQLLRQGQLRALQPAIDSGAIRLVAGGEHWAVNWDPRDALKKAEQVLTQTNNQIDAVVASNDGTAGGVIQALEGQNLAGNVLVSGQDAELAACQRIVKGTQTMTVYKPIHLIATKAAQAAVALAKGDTIAEATQTVNNGKIEVPSILLTPIQVDKANLDAVVIKDGFHTREAVYQTE, encoded by the coding sequence ATGGCATGTCTCGTCCTACTATTTGGATGTGCTGACCCGAGCACAGAAAGGAAGAGCGAAAAGGCGAATGAGATTGCCACCAAGAAAATCAAAATTGGATTGTCCATGGATTCGTTGCGTGTGGAACGGTGGCAGAGGGACCGAGATATTTTCACGGCTGAGGCAGAGAAACTCGGTGCCGAAGTTATCGTCCAGTCTGCCGATGGAGATGAACGTCGACAGAATGAGCAAGCCGAGAACATGATTACCCAAGGGGTGGACGTTCTTGTTGTTATTCCGAAGGATAGTGTCGCTGCCGCCCAAATTGTCCAAGCCGCGCACGCAGAAGGAATCGAAGTCATCGCCTATGATCGGCTAATACGTGAGAGTTCACCCGATCTCTATATCTCTTTCGACAACGAACAGGTCGGATACCTGCAAGCCGAATACCTACTACGTCAGAAGCCAGAGGGTGCCTACTTCCTGCTCGGTGGTGCACCAACCGACAATAACGCACAACTCCTCCGACAGGGACAACTTCGTGCCTTGCAACCCGCAATTGACAGTGGTGCCATTCGTTTAGTGGCAGGAGGGGAACATTGGGCGGTGAATTGGGATCCGCGTGACGCTCTCAAAAAGGCGGAGCAGGTCTTGACACAGACGAACAACCAAATAGATGCTGTTGTTGCGTCGAATGATGGCACAGCGGGTGGCGTTATACAGGCGCTTGAAGGACAGAATTTAGCAGGAAATGTCCTTGTTTCGGGACAGGATGCGGAACTCGCGGCGTGCCAACGGATTGTCAAAGGCACACAGACCATGACGGTTTACAAACCGATCCATCTCATCGCAACGAAGGCGGCACAAGCCGCTGTCGCACTCGCAAAAGGTGACACCATCGCTGAGGCGACACAGACCGTTAACAACGGCAAAATTGAAGTGCCATCAATTTTGCTGACACCTATCCAAGTTGACAAAGCGAATCTGGATGCAGTTGTCATTAAAGATGGATTCCACACACGCGAAGCCGTCTATCAAACGGAATAG
- the thiS gene encoding sulfur carrier protein ThiS — protein MKIRVNGEEKTVRLNLNVHGLLLALEMDPTQSGIAVAVDGEVIPRMEWQATELHENSEVEIIRAVQGG, from the coding sequence ATGAAAATACGCGTTAATGGCGAAGAAAAAACAGTCCGTTTAAATTTAAATGTCCACGGTTTGCTCCTCGCTTTAGAAATGGATCCAACGCAGTCAGGTATCGCTGTCGCCGTCGATGGGGAAGTTATCCCGAGAATGGAGTGGCAGGCAACAGAGCTTCACGAGAATAGTGAAGTTGAGATCATACGCGCCGTTCAAGGTGGGTAA
- the thiO gene encoding glycine oxidase ThiO, with product MSGEKNVIIIGGGVIGLGIGWQLAKAGVSVTIHEQAEAGRAASWAAAGMLAPLAEAHSEEPELLKLGSQSLARYPQWVRELESDAEMSTGYRVEGTLIVGLEPDDTHQLQHLYTAQQDLGLDVTWLTGREAREIEPALSPRVTAAIRCESDHQVDNRLMVKALQHAYQRYGGVLYENSTIERIVIKSEIVTGVQTQESFQTADMIVLAAGCWSAQIEGLPDTIVPPVRPVKGQMLALQMEAGIRVKNVIRTVRARYPMSVYLVPRTDGRLIVGATSEEMGFDTRLTAGGVFELLRGAWEAVPGIYELPLLETWTGLRPGSRDNAPILGETPIKNLIYATGHYRNGILLTPITAYEISKLILTGETSETIAPFRLDRFLA from the coding sequence GTGTCGGGGGAAAAAAACGTTATCATCATCGGCGGCGGTGTGATTGGCCTCGGTATTGGGTGGCAATTGGCGAAGGCGGGCGTCTCCGTCACTATCCACGAACAAGCTGAAGCTGGGCGCGCTGCCTCTTGGGCAGCCGCTGGAATGCTTGCACCACTCGCCGAAGCACACAGCGAAGAACCGGAACTGCTTAAGTTAGGCAGCCAAAGTTTAGCACGCTATCCGCAATGGGTTCGAGAATTAGAGTCGGATGCCGAAATGTCCACCGGGTATCGGGTGGAAGGCACCCTCATCGTCGGATTGGAACCTGATGATACACATCAACTCCAGCATCTCTACACGGCACAACAAGATTTAGGGTTGGACGTTACGTGGTTGACGGGACGAGAGGCGCGTGAAATCGAACCTGCGCTTTCACCGCGCGTGACTGCAGCCATCCGCTGTGAGAGCGACCATCAAGTCGATAACCGACTCATGGTAAAGGCACTTCAGCACGCCTATCAGAGATACGGGGGTGTGTTATATGAAAACAGCACCATTGAAAGAATCGTCATAAAAAGCGAAATCGTAACGGGTGTTCAAACACAAGAAAGTTTTCAAACGGCAGACATGATTGTCCTCGCAGCAGGGTGTTGGTCGGCGCAGATTGAAGGGTTACCCGATACCATTGTTCCGCCGGTACGTCCTGTAAAGGGACAGATGCTGGCGTTACAGATGGAAGCTGGCATTAGGGTTAAAAACGTCATTCGCACCGTCAGAGCAAGGTATCCGATGTCGGTATATTTGGTCCCGAGAACCGATGGCAGGCTTATCGTTGGCGCGACAAGCGAAGAGATGGGATTTGATACGCGTCTCACCGCCGGTGGTGTGTTTGAGTTGCTCCGCGGCGCATGGGAAGCGGTGCCGGGTATTTATGAACTTCCTCTTCTGGAAACCTGGACCGGTTTACGCCCCGGTAGCAGAGACAACGCCCCCATACTTGGCGAAACACCCATCAAAAATCTGATATATGCTACGGGACATTATCGTAACGGCATTTTACTTACACCCATCACGGCTTACGAGATTTCCAAACTGATTCTGACCGGTGAGACTTCAGAAACAATCGCCCCGTTTCGGTTGGACAGGTTTTTGGCATGA
- a CDS encoding NAD(P)-dependent oxidoreductase, producing MQTEIQLESYLSEPTDEVTASMATLEGDILILGVGGKMGPTLAKQAKRAIDLAGITKKVIGVSRFSTPGVQAGLHEVGIETIAGDLLSEDCLQNLPNIQNVILMAGRKFGSTDDESLTWAMNSYMPGRVADKFKDSRLVVFSTGNVYPLTRVSYGGATECLPPAPIGEYAQSCLSRERICAYFSLQFGTPMAILRLNYAIDLRYGILLDIAEKVYTEQSISLEMGNVNVIWQRDANSVVLRAFAHCQSPPLILNVTGPETVSIRYLAGRFGTLFNKLPRFEGEEAETALLSNPARCHRLFGYPRVSLEQMVEWTAEWVRIGGTTLRKPTHFEVRDGKF from the coding sequence ATACAAACAGAAATCCAGTTAGAATCATATCTATCCGAACCGACAGACGAGGTAACAGCGTCTATGGCTACGCTGGAGGGGGATATCCTTATCCTCGGTGTTGGTGGAAAGATGGGACCGACGCTCGCCAAACAGGCGAAACGCGCTATTGACCTCGCAGGAATCACCAAAAAGGTTATCGGTGTGTCCCGTTTTTCGACACCGGGTGTGCAAGCAGGTTTGCATGAAGTCGGTATTGAAACAATTGCCGGGGATTTGCTATCCGAAGACTGTTTGCAAAACCTGCCTAACATCCAAAATGTGATCTTGATGGCAGGTAGGAAGTTCGGTTCTACAGATGATGAAAGTCTAACGTGGGCGATGAATAGCTATATGCCGGGACGTGTAGCAGATAAGTTTAAGGATTCTCGGCTGGTCGTTTTTTCAACAGGAAATGTCTACCCGCTAACCCGAGTCTCCTATGGGGGTGCGACAGAATGTTTACCCCCCGCTCCAATCGGTGAATACGCGCAATCGTGCTTGAGCCGTGAGCGTATATGTGCCTACTTTTCATTGCAATTCGGTACACCTATGGCGATTTTGCGCTTAAATTACGCGATTGACCTCCGTTATGGAATATTGCTGGATATCGCCGAAAAAGTTTACACGGAACAATCGATTTCACTTGAGATGGGCAATGTGAATGTAATATGGCAAAGAGATGCGAATTCTGTGGTTTTGCGGGCTTTCGCACACTGCCAAAGTCCACCATTGATCCTCAATGTGACCGGACCGGAGACGGTTTCTATCCGATACCTCGCTGGACGTTTCGGCACGCTTTTCAACAAACTGCCACGGTTCGAGGGCGAAGAGGCAGAAACGGCATTGTTAAGTAATCCCGCTCGGTGTCATCGCCTATTTGGATACCCACGTGTTTCTTTGGAGCAGATGGTCGAATGGACAGCAGAATGGGTTCGGATAGGTGGAACAACACTCCGTAAACCGACGCACTTTGAGGTGCGTGACGGAAAATTCTGA
- a CDS encoding TAXI family TRAP transporter solute-binding subunit produces MFTKNRLAPHNLLHIFISAALAVLIVLYGCSDQQSGEKAKTGDAPPQEKEWLSILGGVMGGSFSQFAGGVSRVLTHKEPHLKISIDASAGSVENTRRVNEDPEALGVVFAAESYLGYHGEEIFAEEGPKTNIRMVTLLFIAYDQFSTLANSDIHQFEDIVGKKIASGASGSGTAQTLERLSKLAGIWGKFTPIYKGGSAAAEALQDGQVAGFQWLVSVPNSAVIQLTAIKSIRMIDLDVAAKKYGFYEKYPFYLPGSLPEGAYEGKVEPVNTILMPTVLISNKAVSEETIYKLLKHVYSSEGHQTMLQTNQAAADMTIENGPKAFVIPLHRGAYKFWSEQGVEIPAHAMPVD; encoded by the coding sequence ATGTTTACAAAAAACAGACTCGCGCCTCATAACTTATTACATATATTTATATCCGCCGCGTTGGCTGTGCTAATTGTCCTCTATGGGTGCAGCGATCAGCAATCGGGTGAAAAAGCGAAAACAGGTGATGCCCCCCCACAGGAAAAGGAGTGGCTCTCGATTTTGGGTGGCGTGATGGGAGGCAGTTTTTCACAATTCGCAGGGGGCGTTAGCCGCGTTCTGACCCATAAAGAACCGCACCTGAAAATATCCATTGATGCTTCTGCAGGCTCGGTAGAAAATACGCGGCGTGTAAATGAAGACCCGGAAGCACTCGGTGTCGTCTTTGCCGCTGAAAGTTACCTCGGCTACCACGGTGAAGAAATTTTCGCAGAAGAGGGACCGAAAACTAACATTCGTATGGTAACACTGCTTTTCATCGCTTACGACCAATTCTCAACGTTAGCGAACAGCGATATTCATCAGTTTGAAGACATTGTTGGAAAAAAAATCGCTTCTGGAGCGAGTGGGTCCGGGACCGCACAGACGTTAGAGCGACTGTCAAAATTGGCGGGCATCTGGGGAAAGTTTACGCCGATCTATAAAGGTGGGAGTGCTGCTGCTGAGGCGCTCCAAGATGGACAGGTCGCCGGGTTCCAATGGCTTGTCAGTGTGCCGAACAGTGCTGTTATCCAGTTGACAGCGATTAAATCCATCCGGATGATCGATCTTGACGTAGCTGCGAAGAAGTATGGTTTCTACGAAAAGTATCCGTTCTACCTCCCCGGCTCTCTACCAGAGGGAGCGTATGAAGGCAAAGTGGAACCGGTGAATACTATCCTGATGCCAACGGTACTCATCTCGAACAAAGCGGTGAGCGAGGAGACGATCTATAAACTGCTAAAGCATGTTTACTCCTCAGAGGGACATCAGACGATGCTTCAAACAAATCAAGCAGCAGCAGATATGACGATAGAGAATGGACCGAAAGCTTTTGTAATTCCACTACACCGCGGGGCATACAAATTTTGGAGCGAACAAGGTGTGGAAATTCCGGCGCATGCGATGCCGGTGGACTAA